The Zonotrichia albicollis isolate bZonAlb1 chromosome 6, bZonAlb1.hap1, whole genome shotgun sequence genome window below encodes:
- the AKT1 gene encoding RAC-alpha serine/threonine-protein kinase: MNEVAIVKEGWLHKRGEYIKTWRPRYFLLKNDGTFIGYKERPQDVDQRESPLNNFSVAQCQLMKTERPKPNTFIIRCLQWTTVIERTFHVETPEEREEWTKAIQTVADSLKKQEEEMMDFRSGSPSDNSGAEEMEVSMTKPKHKVTMNEFEYLKLLGKGTFGKVILVKEKATGRYYAMKILKKEVIVAKDEVAHTLTENRVLQNSRHPFLTALKYSFQTHDRLCFVMEYANGGELFFHLSRERVFSEDRARFYGAEIVSALDYLHSEKNVVYRDLKLENLMLDKDGHIKITDFGLCKEGIKDGATMKTFCGTPEYLAPEVLEDNDYGRAVDWWGLGVVMYEMMCGRLPFYNQDHEKLFELILMEEIRFPRTLSPEAKSLLSGLLKKDPKQRLGGGPDDAKEIMQHKFFAGIVWQDVYEKKLVPPFKPQVTSETDTRYFDEEFTAQMITITPPDQDDSMDCVDNERRPHFPQFSYSASGTA; encoded by the exons CCACAGGATGTGGACCAGCGGGAATCACCTTTAAATAACTTCTCAGTAGCTC AGTGCCAGCTGATGAAGACAGAGCGACCTAAACCAAACACATTTATCATTAGATGCCTCCAGTGGACCACAGTAATTGAAAGAACATTTCATGTGGAGACTCCAGAGGAGCG GGAAGAATGGACAAAAGCCATCCAAACAGTAGCAGACAGCCTCAAGAAACAAGAGGAAGAGATGATGGATTTCAGATCTGGCTCTCCCAGTGATAATTCAGGTGCCGAAGAAATGGAAGTTTCTATGACAAAGCCAAAACACAAAGTG ACCATGAATGAGTTTGAATACCTTAAGCTACTGGGAAAAGGCACTTTTGGAAAGGTCATTTTAGTTAAAGAAAAAGCAACTGGACGGTATTACGCTATGAAAATTCTGAAGAAGGAAGTTATTGTAGCAAAG GATGAAGTAGCGCACACGCTGACAGAAAACCGGGTTTTACAGAACTCCCGGCACCCCTTCCTAACA GCTTTAAAGTATTCCTTTCAGACACACGATCGCTTGTGTTTTGTTATGGAGTATGCTAATGGAGGGGAG TTGTTTTTCCATCTGTCAAGAGAGCGTGTCTTCTCTGAAGACCGCGCTCGGTTTTATGGGGCTGAGATTGTTTCAGCGCTGGATTACCTGCATTCAGAGAAGAATGTGGTTTATAGAGATTTGAAG TTGGAAAATCTTATGCTGGATAAAGATGGACACATAAAAATAACAGACTTTGGACTATGTAAAGAAGGCATCAAGGATGGAGCAACAATGAAGACTTTCTGTGGCACTCCAGAGTATCTTGCACCAGAG GTTCTGGAGGATAATGACTACGGCCGTGCAGTGGACTGGTGGGGATTAGGAGTTGTGATGTATGAAATGATGTGTGGACGGCTCCCTTTCTACAATCAGGACCACGAAAAGCTCTTTGAACTCATCCTGATGGAGGAGATCAGATTTCCACGCACATTGTCACCTGAAGCAAAATCCCTCTTGTCAGGCTTGCTGAAGAAAGACCCTAAGCAAAG GTTAGGTGGTGGTCCTGATGATGCCAAGGAGATTATGCAGCACAAATTCTTTGCTGGCATTGTTTGGCAAGATGTATACGAGAAAAAG CTTGTACCTCCATTCAAGCCACAGGTTACATCTGAAACAGATACAAGATACTTTGATGAAGAATTTACAGCACAGATGATAACAATCACTCCTCCTGACCAAG ATGACAGCATGGATTGTGTAGATAATGAGAGAAGACCTCATTTTCCTCAGTTCTCCTACTCAGCCAGTGGAACCGCTTAA